A region of Astyanax mexicanus isolate ESR-SI-001 chromosome 23, AstMex3_surface, whole genome shotgun sequence DNA encodes the following proteins:
- the LOC103027751 gene encoding gastrula zinc finger protein XlCGF57.1-like, translated as MLSITHTEESPDLISMNPSPTEVKIHHCSDCGRSFTLQSDFKRHQLIHTGEKPYTCSDCGASFTTQIYLNIHQRIHADEKPYKCSDSGKSFTEESNLVGHQLIHTNEKSYQCSDCEKCFSSQSHLLKHLRIHTEEKPHQCSDCEKRFTTQSDLKRHQRIHTGEKPYHCSDCGKSFITQSELNRHKRIHTGEKPYHCLDCGKNFNQPGSLKKHMRIHTGEKPYHCSECGKSFAQQSNLKTHQLTHSGQKKHRCSECGEDFLRWSKLKLHQRSHTNEKPYICSECGMNFTRASLLRLHQRIHTGEKPHYCSECGKNFTRLTLLRLHQRIHTGEKPYHCLVCGRSFSRPDYLKLHQCIHTGEKPYHCSVCGKSFTQASTLRIHKGVHTGEKPYYCSECGKGFTQLSKLQDHQRVHTGEKPFYCSECGKVFSRLSKLQLHQRVHIGEKPYYCSACGKNFAQLSNLRIHQRVHTEEKPHHCSECGKSFNRMRKLQVHQRVHTRKKPHSCSNCGKNFRHLRSFKRHKCTATAVDSNTPSTSSGPNEDVTSKELVYREEEEKVSEAYNIHKTKYTVVE; from the coding sequence ATGTTAAGCATAACACATACAGAAGAATCTCCAGACCTGATCTCAATGAATCCAAGTCCAACCGAAGTAAAAATTcaccactgttcagactgtggaaggaGTTTTACTCTACAGAGTGATTTCAAaagacaccagctcattcacacaggagagaaaccgtatacGTGTTCAGACTGCGGGGcaagttttactacacagatTTACCTCAACATACACCAGCGAATTCATGCTGACGAGAAACCATATAAGTGTTCAGAcagtgggaagagttttactgaagaGAGTAATCTTGTAGGACATCAGCTTATTCACACCAATGAGAAATcatatcagtgttcagactgtgagAAGTGTTTTAGCTCACAGAGTCATCTTCTAAAGCATTTGCGCATTCACACAGAAGAAAAGCCgcatcagtgctcagactgtgagaaacgttttactacacagagtgatctgaaaagacaccagcgcattcacacaggagagaaaccgtatcactgctcagactgtgggaagagttttattacacagagtgagCTTAACAGAcacaagcgcattcacacaggggagaaaccatatcactgtttagactgtgggaagaattttaatcaACCGGGTTCTCTCAAAAAACAcatgcgcattcacactggagagaaaccgtatcactgttcagagtgtggaaagagttttgctCAACAGAGTAATTTAAAAACACACCAGCTCACTCACTCTGGACAAAAAAAGCAtcgctgctcagagtgtggggaGGATTTTTTGCGATGGAGTAAACTAAAACTACACCAGCGCAGTCATACAAATGAGAAACCGTAcatctgctcagagtgtggaatgAATTTTACTCGAGCGAGTCTTCTCCGgcttcaccagcgcattcacactggggagaaaccgcattactgctcagagtgtgggaaaaaTTTTACTCGATTGACTCTTCTCCggctacaccagcgcattcatactggggagaaaccgtatcactgcttagtCTGTGGGCGGAGTTTTAGTCGACCAGATTATCTCAAGCtacaccagtgcattcacactggagagaaaccttatcactgctcagtctgtgggaagagttttactcaagcGAGTACCCTCAGAATACACAAAGgtgttcacacaggagaaaaaccatattactgctcagagtgtggtaAGGGTTTTACTCAACTGAGTAAACTCCAAGatcaccagcgtgttcacacaggagagaaaccgttttactgctcagagtgtggcaAGGTTTTTAGTCGACTGAGTAAACTCCAGCTACACCAGCGAGTTCACATAGGGgagaaaccgtattattgctCAGCCTGTGGGAAGAATTTTGCTCAACTAAGTAACCTCAGAATACATCAGCGAGTTCACACAGAGGAGAAACCGCATCATTGCTCAGAGTGTGGTAAGAGTTTTAATCGAATGAGAAAACTCCAAGtacaccagcgtgttcacacaaGAAAGAAACCACATTCCTGCTCAAACTGTGGAAAGAACTTTAGGCATTTACGTTCGTTTAAGAGACACAAGTGTACTGCCACAGCAGTAGACAGTAACACTCCTTCAACCAGTTCAGGCCCCAACGAAGATGTTACAAGCAAGGAACTTGTTtatagagaagaagaagaaaaagtttcTGAAGCATATAATATtcataaaacaaaatacactgtTGTGGAATGA